The following proteins come from a genomic window of Natronosalvus vescus:
- a CDS encoding PKD domain-containing protein — protein sequence MISDTTAPTIDLIEPVDGHEFDAGTETVTLEFSYQDDLSGVDVSSIELLVNGESQTDPEQTTIKSTGATHTHQVTDGGSYTVTLHVADEAGNDVTETLTFSVAESDEDADDDPDDGDGSGGSDYADDADGKDDTQDAADDEDGDADEDDGSVDDDSSDTDDKTLEDDDGTLEVDDADEVPEDDDDGSIPGFTAGAAAVIIVLGALLFGRQQFRQMRRA from the coding sequence GTGATCTCCGACACGACGGCGCCAACAATCGACCTGATCGAACCTGTCGACGGCCACGAGTTCGACGCGGGAACCGAGACCGTTACTCTCGAGTTCAGCTACCAGGATGACCTCTCGGGCGTCGACGTAAGCTCGATCGAGTTGCTCGTCAACGGCGAGTCCCAGACCGATCCCGAACAGACGACGATCAAATCGACCGGAGCGACTCACACCCACCAGGTCACTGACGGCGGAAGCTACACCGTAACACTCCACGTCGCTGACGAGGCGGGTAACGATGTGACCGAGACGCTGACGTTCTCGGTCGCGGAATCGGACGAGGACGCTGACGACGACCCAGATGACGGGGATGGCTCGGGTGGCTCGGATTACGCGGACGACGCGGACGGCAAAGATGATACGCAGGATGCCGCTGATGACGAGGACGGAGACGCGGACGAGGATGACGGTTCCGTTGACGACGATTCGTCCGACACCGACGACAAAACCCTGGAAGACGACGACGGAACCCTAGAAGTTGATGATGCAGATGAGGTTCCGGAAGACGACGATGATGGCAGTATTCCCGGCTTCACCGCCGGTGCTGCCGCCGTCATAATCGTCCTCGGAGCGCTCCTGTTCGGTCGTCAGCAATTTCGTCAGATGCGACGAGCCTAA
- the aglM gene encoding UDP-glucose 6-dehydrogenase AglM, with amino-acid sequence MHITVIGSGYVGTTMAACFADLGHQVTAIDIDEAIVEAINDGTAPIDEPGLDDLLETHTQHSLEATTSYDPIPDSDVTFLAIGTPSNPDGSIDLSALEAAAEATGEALADKADRHLVVIKSTVTPMSIQDTLEPAIQRGANNDQVEVGMNPEFLREGSAVADFQNPDKLVFGTNSEWATDQLQAVFEPLLEEQSVPIVDTDPATASMIKYANNAFLASKISLVNDLGNICKEFGLDAYEVMDAIGLDDRISDQFLRSGVGWGGSCFPKDVAAIIAAATQHGYDPALLEAAVEINERQPERLLDLLESHVDLEGARIAVLGLAFKPQTDDIRNSRAIPILESPQKAGADIVAYDPVAIDPMRERFPDVEYAQSVEAALEGSDGALVVTGWDEFATLDEEFDAMATPVVVDGRRIVEPRDGIIYEGLTW; translated from the coding sequence ATGCACATTACGGTTATCGGGAGCGGCTACGTCGGGACGACAATGGCGGCCTGTTTTGCTGATTTAGGACACCAGGTCACGGCCATCGATATCGACGAGGCCATCGTCGAGGCGATCAACGACGGCACGGCCCCCATCGATGAACCCGGACTGGACGACCTCCTCGAGACCCACACCCAGCACTCCCTCGAGGCCACAACATCCTACGACCCCATTCCCGATTCGGACGTGACCTTCCTCGCCATCGGGACGCCCTCGAACCCCGACGGGAGTATTGATTTGAGCGCACTCGAGGCGGCTGCCGAAGCCACCGGCGAAGCCCTTGCCGACAAAGCCGACCGACATCTCGTCGTCATCAAGAGTACGGTGACGCCGATGAGTATCCAAGACACGCTCGAGCCCGCGATCCAACGCGGTGCGAACAACGACCAGGTCGAGGTGGGCATGAACCCCGAATTCCTCAGAGAGGGGAGCGCCGTCGCAGACTTCCAGAATCCCGATAAACTCGTCTTTGGCACCAATTCCGAGTGGGCCACCGACCAACTGCAGGCCGTGTTCGAGCCCCTGCTCGAGGAACAATCGGTTCCAATCGTCGACACCGACCCGGCGACGGCCTCGATGATCAAGTACGCCAACAACGCCTTCCTCGCCTCGAAGATCAGCCTGGTCAACGACCTCGGTAACATCTGCAAGGAGTTCGGTCTCGACGCCTACGAGGTGATGGACGCCATCGGCCTCGATGACCGCATCTCAGATCAGTTCCTGCGTAGTGGCGTCGGCTGGGGTGGCTCCTGTTTCCCCAAAGACGTCGCGGCCATCATTGCCGCTGCCACCCAGCACGGGTACGACCCAGCCTTACTCGAGGCCGCCGTCGAGATCAATGAGCGCCAACCCGAGCGGCTGCTCGACCTGCTCGAAAGCCACGTCGACCTCGAGGGCGCCAGAATCGCCGTCCTCGGCCTCGCGTTCAAACCCCAAACGGACGATATTAGGAACTCGCGAGCGATCCCGATCCTCGAGTCCCCCCAGAAAGCGGGCGCCGATATCGTCGCCTACGATCCGGTCGCTATCGACCCGATGCGAGAGCGCTTCCCGGACGTGGAGTATGCACAATCCGTGGAAGCTGCCCTCGAGGGCAGCGACGGTGCGCTCGTCGTCACCGGTTGGGATGAGTTCGCCACCTTGGATGAGGAATTCGACGCGATGGCCACACCGGTCGTCGTAGATGGGCGACGAATCGTCGAGCCTCGAGACGGGATCATCTACGAAGGATTGACCTGGTAA
- the aglF gene encoding UTP--glucose-1-phosphate uridylyltransferase AglF, whose translation MKAVVLAGGKGTRLRPLTDNKPKGMVEVAEKPILTHCFDQLLELGADEFVVVVGYLKEKIIDHYGDEYEGVPIQYCHQREQKGLAHALLTVEEHIDDDFMLILGDNIFEANLGDVVRRQREERADAAFLVEEVPWEEASRYGVCDTNKYGEITDVVEKPEEPPSNLVMTGFYTFTPAIFHACHLVQPSNRGEYEISEAIDLLIQSGRTIDAIGIDGWRIDVGYPEDRDEAERRLEEGVEGEVAVASDD comes from the coding sequence ATGAAAGCAGTCGTACTCGCTGGGGGGAAAGGTACGCGACTCCGACCACTGACTGATAACAAACCGAAGGGGATGGTCGAGGTCGCCGAAAAGCCAATCTTGACGCATTGTTTCGATCAGTTGCTCGAGTTGGGTGCCGACGAATTCGTCGTCGTCGTGGGCTATTTGAAAGAGAAGATTATCGATCACTACGGGGACGAGTATGAAGGTGTCCCGATTCAGTACTGCCATCAGCGCGAACAGAAGGGGTTGGCCCACGCGTTGTTGACCGTTGAAGAGCACATCGACGACGACTTCATGTTGATCCTGGGGGACAACATCTTCGAGGCGAACCTGGGCGATGTGGTTCGCCGACAGCGCGAGGAGCGTGCGGATGCCGCGTTCCTGGTCGAGGAAGTGCCCTGGGAGGAGGCCTCGCGCTATGGGGTCTGTGATACGAACAAGTACGGCGAGATCACCGACGTGGTCGAAAAACCCGAGGAGCCGCCGTCGAATCTCGTGATGACCGGGTTCTATACGTTCACGCCGGCGATCTTCCACGCCTGTCATCTGGTGCAGCCCTCGAACAGGGGGGAGTACGAAATCAGCGAGGCCATTGATTTGTTGATTCAGAGCGGGCGTACCATTGACGCGATCGGCATCGACGGCTGGCGGATCGACGTTGGCTATCCCGAGGATCGGGACGAAGCCGAGCGGCGACTCGAGGAGGGGGTTGAAGGCGAGGTTGCTGTCGCTTCGGACGATTAG
- a CDS encoding sugar phosphate nucleotidyltransferase produces the protein MQGVVPAAGEGTRLRPMTTDQPKGLLEVNEQPLLTHVFETLLEAGVNELVVVVGHLGEQIIDYYGDDFREVPITYVHQREQRGLGDAVSLAEPNVEGSFVVLNGDNVFIDGIESAVERMTEADVDAVLAVESVDREQAQETGVLEVEGDRVTTIVEKPEEPPSTLVTTGCYVLPEAIFDALALAQPSERGEYELSEAVDLLVQAGFVVEPVKIAGDRVNVNTEEDLKRASQLLEDP, from the coding sequence ATGCAGGGTGTCGTTCCAGCGGCCGGTGAGGGAACCAGACTTCGGCCGATGACTACTGATCAGCCGAAAGGCCTCCTCGAGGTGAACGAGCAGCCACTCCTTACCCACGTATTCGAGACGTTACTCGAGGCGGGCGTGAACGAACTGGTCGTCGTCGTGGGACATCTCGGCGAACAAATCATCGACTACTACGGTGATGACTTTCGAGAGGTACCGATCACGTACGTCCACCAACGTGAGCAACGGGGACTCGGCGATGCGGTATCACTGGCGGAACCCAACGTGGAAGGATCGTTCGTAGTGTTGAACGGTGACAACGTCTTCATCGATGGGATTGAGTCCGCTGTTGAGCGCATGACCGAGGCCGACGTGGACGCCGTCCTGGCTGTCGAGTCGGTCGATCGCGAACAGGCTCAAGAGACGGGTGTCCTCGAGGTCGAGGGGGATCGGGTGACGACCATCGTGGAGAAACCCGAGGAGCCGCCGTCGACGCTGGTGACGACCGGGTGTTACGTCCTCCCCGAAGCCATCTTCGATGCGCTCGCGCTGGCCCAACCATCGGAGCGCGGGGAGTACGAACTCAGCGAAGCTGTTGACCTCCTGGTGCAGGCGGGGTTCGTTGTGGAACCGGTCAAGATAGCTGGCGATCGAGTCAACGTGAACACTGAGGAAGATCTCAAGCGGGCGAGTCAGTTACTCGAGGATCCCTAG